A part of Magnetospirillum sp. 15-1 genomic DNA contains:
- a CDS encoding DUF6441 family protein codes for MKLAAAISGDLRKIMAEEVKAAEDAVTAGMRQAADGLKADLRRQVTEAGMGQRLANTWRAELYPKGRKSIKAAGFVFSRAPTIIRAFDQGAVIKSKHGFFLAIPTPAAGTGSRAKRMTPGLWEQMHGSRLRFIYRRGAPSLLVAENMRARTGKRGGFAKGSASALRSGRGLATVVMFILVPQVSLKKRLDVDGAAERWASALPELIVRNWR; via the coding sequence ATGAAGCTGGCGGCGGCGATTTCCGGCGATCTGCGCAAGATCATGGCCGAGGAGGTCAAAGCCGCCGAGGATGCCGTCACTGCCGGAATGCGGCAGGCCGCCGACGGTCTGAAGGCCGATCTCCGCCGCCAAGTGACCGAGGCGGGCATGGGCCAGCGCCTCGCCAACACCTGGCGGGCCGAGCTTTATCCCAAGGGCCGGAAAAGCATCAAGGCCGCGGGCTTCGTCTTCAGCAGGGCTCCCACCATCATCCGCGCCTTCGACCAGGGCGCGGTGATCAAATCCAAGCATGGCTTTTTCCTCGCGATCCCCACGCCCGCCGCCGGAACCGGGTCGAGGGCCAAGCGCATGACGCCGGGCCTGTGGGAGCAGATGCACGGGAGCCGGTTGCGCTTCATCTATCGCCGCGGCGCTCCCTCGCTGCTGGTGGCCGAGAACATGCGGGCACGGACCGGCAAACGGGGCGGTTTCGCCAAGGGCAGCGCCTCGGCGCTCCGCTCCGGGCGCGGGCTGGCCACCGTGGTGATGTTCATCCTGGTGCCGCAGGTGAGCTTGAAGAAGCGCCTCGACGTGGACGGAGCTGCCGAGCGGTGGGCTTCGGCGCTGCCGGAGCTGATCGTCAGGAATTGGCGGTGA
- a CDS encoding RES family NAD+ phosphorylase translates to MRLWRLAREAHSALDGEGARMFGGRWNSPGRPVMYCAGSAALAVLEVRVHLDLPLDLLPEDYRLFAIEAGDVGFEDAQPQAMEIARAFGDEWLASGRSAILRVPSVIVPEEWNVLINPLHPHAQHIQVESQRPFQFDARLF, encoded by the coding sequence ATGCGTCTGTGGCGACTGGCCCGTGAGGCCCATTCCGCCTTGGACGGTGAAGGTGCCCGCATGTTCGGGGGGCGCTGGAATTCACCGGGACGGCCCGTCATGTATTGCGCCGGATCAGCCGCTCTCGCCGTCCTTGAGGTTCGTGTCCACCTCGACCTGCCGCTTGATCTTCTGCCCGAGGATTATCGGCTATTCGCGATCGAGGCCGGTGACGTGGGATTCGAAGACGCGCAGCCCCAAGCCATGGAAATCGCCAGGGCCTTTGGCGACGAGTGGCTTGCCTCGGGAAGAAGCGCGATTCTACGGGTGCCGTCCGTTATCGTGCCCGAGGAGTGGAACGTCCTGATCAATCCACTTCATCCCCATGCTCAGCACATTCAGGTCGAATCGCAGCGCCCCTTCCAATTCGATGCGAGACTGTTCTGA
- a CDS encoding antitoxin Xre/MbcA/ParS toxin-binding domain-containing protein codes for MPTPTAIIDVVGGPSVIGAAILSQFDLIRAVRAGLPVSAVHALMQSGRLSRAETDRVVLPRKTLAHRERIGTLTTDQSDRLMRVARVMAIAEEVFGTQDKAHRWLRRSTTALANEIPLDLLDTEEGAREVETILGRIAHGIAA; via the coding sequence ATGCCCACACCAACCGCTATCATTGATGTCGTCGGGGGTCCCTCAGTCATCGGGGCTGCTATTCTCAGTCAATTCGATCTGATCCGTGCCGTTCGGGCCGGACTACCGGTCAGTGCTGTGCATGCCTTGATGCAGTCGGGGCGGCTGTCCCGTGCGGAAACCGATCGTGTCGTACTGCCGCGCAAGACACTGGCCCATCGGGAGCGCATCGGCACCCTGACCACGGATCAATCTGACCGGCTGATGCGGGTCGCCCGCGTCATGGCGATCGCCGAGGAGGTCTTCGGCACTCAGGACAAGGCGCATCGCTGGCTGCGACGGTCCACCACCGCGCTGGCCAATGAGATTCCGCTCGATTTGCTCGACACCGAAGAAGGTGCCCGGGAGGTCGAGACCATTCTGGGCCGCATAGCCCATGGGATCGCGGCCTGA
- a CDS encoding acyl-CoA transferase, giving the protein MPSIREQILSALLARLETVPDATIKREAPLPETVPAGGLIILRDGDPGDPEVLLSPLSYLWEHQAEIEVILQRGQDDDSVALDAVLMAVGNALATDRSLGGLAEWLDWGAPKTSGLAIDGAAALRGASVPVTIHYASDDPLA; this is encoded by the coding sequence ATGCCCAGCATCCGTGAGCAAATTCTGTCCGCCCTGCTGGCGCGGCTGGAGACCGTACCCGATGCCACGATCAAACGGGAGGCGCCGTTGCCCGAGACGGTGCCTGCCGGGGGACTGATTATCCTGCGCGACGGCGATCCCGGCGACCCGGAAGTGCTGCTATCACCGCTCTCCTATCTCTGGGAACACCAGGCCGAGATCGAAGTCATCCTCCAGCGCGGCCAGGATGACGACAGCGTCGCCCTGGACGCCGTGTTGATGGCGGTAGGGAATGCCCTGGCCACTGACCGTTCCCTCGGTGGTCTGGCCGAATGGCTGGACTGGGGTGCCCCCAAGACATCCGGCCTCGCCATCGACGGTGCTGCCGCCCTGCGCGGCGCCTCGGTGCCTGTCACCATCCATTACGCTAGCGACGATCCGCTGGCCTGA
- a CDS encoding phage tail tube protein, which yields MGKTRAYGADCMLLAAFEASYGLAPADGYGRLSFKESSLGAERPLGYDPLLGQGRDAQDPFYEAIKDEGDIGVPLDVRALGFWLKGLFGAPATADNGDGSFDHVFTSGGTLPSLALEIGHAALATPKFFRHGGAKLDKLAFDMARSGAANASIGVIAQGESEAAATIDITPTSFALKRFSQGSGTIRVGGSQLANVVGGKLSFSNNLERVETIRADGLIDGVDETEATAEGSVDIRFGTDTTLTAAIAAESPVAMEYGFTIPGSAFALTFHLPRVFCPKKKQEIKGPGGIQASYDWRAARDPVAGYLLRVTLVNDVAGY from the coding sequence ATGGGCAAGACGCGCGCTTACGGCGCCGATTGCATGCTGCTGGCCGCCTTCGAGGCGAGCTACGGCTTGGCACCGGCCGACGGCTATGGACGGCTGTCGTTCAAGGAATCCAGCCTGGGGGCCGAGCGTCCGCTGGGCTACGACCCGCTGCTGGGCCAGGGCCGCGATGCCCAGGACCCGTTCTACGAGGCGATCAAGGACGAGGGCGATATCGGCGTGCCGCTGGATGTGCGGGCGCTCGGCTTCTGGCTGAAAGGCCTGTTCGGGGCGCCCGCCACCGCCGATAACGGTGACGGCAGTTTCGACCATGTTTTCACCTCGGGCGGCACGCTACCCAGCCTGGCACTGGAAATCGGCCACGCTGCGCTGGCGACGCCGAAATTCTTCCGCCATGGCGGTGCCAAGCTGGACAAGCTGGCCTTCGACATGGCCCGGTCAGGCGCGGCCAACGCCAGTATCGGCGTCATCGCCCAGGGAGAGAGCGAAGCTGCCGCCACCATCGATATCACGCCCACCAGCTTCGCCCTGAAACGCTTCAGCCAGGGCAGCGGCACCATCCGTGTCGGCGGCAGCCAACTCGCCAACGTTGTCGGCGGCAAGCTGTCCTTTTCCAACAACCTGGAGCGCGTCGAGACCATCCGCGCCGACGGCCTGATCGACGGCGTGGACGAGACCGAGGCCACCGCCGAAGGCTCGGTGGACATCCGCTTCGGCACCGACACCACCCTGACCGCCGCCATCGCAGCCGAAAGCCCGGTGGCGATGGAATACGGCTTCACCATTCCCGGCTCGGCCTTTGCCCTGACCTTCCATCTGCCCCGTGTCTTTTGCCCCAAGAAGAAGCAGGAGATCAAAGGTCCCGGCGGCATCCAGGCCAGCTACGACTGGCGGGCGGCCCGCGATCCGGTGGCCGGATATCTGCTCCGCGTCACCCTGGTCAACGACGTGGCGGGGTACTGA